GAGACTAGAGAGACTCTTTCTGATGCTAATGTCATTTATGTCGATGTACACACTGTTCTGTTAGAGCTCTTTCAGCATCCAACTTCTCATGGTTCAAATCAACCACTTCTCCTTCATATCTATACATAAGTTTAATCACTTGAAATGTCTTTCTCAAAACGGTTTATATATTCTTTGGAACAGGGCTGAAGTATGGTACGAAAGCATGTTGCGGATATGGAGGGGGAAAGTACAATTTCGATCCAAAAGCTTACTGTGGCAATTCCAAAACAAAAGCATGTGATGATCCTTACAACTACGTAAGCTGGGATGGAATCCATGCAACAGAAGCTGCAAACAAGCTTGTTACCTATGCCATTCTCAATGGTTCCTATTCTCATCCCAACTTCCCTCTTCAGGAACATTGTCATCTTCAACCTATAGGTTGATGCACTTTCCGAATTAAAGGCTAAACTAGCTAGGAATAATGTTACACATAATATTTACAATATTTCTGATCTATGAGGTTAACTAAAGCCAAAGTTTGCTGTTATATTAGCACAAAAGAAATTGATTTGTATCCCGTTCATCTTTAGTTTCGATGCGTCATAGTTTTTGCAATGAAGCCACTAAAACTTAAGAGAAAGTGACAAAATGTCATGACCTTAAGCATAAtattatttgatataaattaaagatgaaaaaaaaatggacTCTTGAGTACTGACAACAATCTTGTATTGGGCAAGTCAGCAGTCCCCTCAGCTACCAACTTATGCTTgcttgatttaattattagtccCTGTAAAGattccaaaagaaaaaaaaaattgtatatctTGTAACTTTTTAATGTGTTTAAACaaaaaatgacaagaaatatgaTATTGTCATTATGCTCTGGCTCACATGATAATgaatcaaaaattattttagagaTTAATATAAGTTACATTTCTAAAGTTTATAAAgtttagaaattaaatagaagtcattaaaattttagagggtaaattaaaatttatatataaatttagagATTAAAATAAATGGTGAATGCTATGGTGTCTTTGAGATTATGTCTAACTTACTAAAAAAGACAAatagataatatttaataaattttaaatattttagtatttattttcaacattttatttttttatctttaaaaacaAGTTAGGCAATTTAGGCATCATAGTAAAAGACCGTAAAACTTACCTAAatattatgtataaaaaaaCGCACACTAATAATGATAACTAGTAACGtaccaaacaaaaaattaagtgCGGACCATCCTCGTTAAAACCTCTATGATTTTTTCTCAATTTCCTTTTATCAGTTATGAAAAACCTTCACAGCTCACATCTACCCTCCTTGCATTGTCTTTAGAACATATAATAAACTAAATAACAAacctaaaaacaaaaagaaaaagagacagTTGGACAAAGTTGAATAACAAAGAATGGGTTAGGGTTGGATTGAAGTTTTAAGTTGGAACCAAACCAAGACACCAGCTAAACTAACAGATATTGTAACTagtaattaaacaataaaaaagagaaCGAATATATTCTTTACATATTTATTAATCATTCAAAATCTGCttctctaataattaataatagagTAAGGAAGAGGATTTGTATTTGTTACGTTGGATCTGTTTAATTCGAGTCCGTGACAATAAGAATGGTGTTCAATCACTCTCGTTCTACTTCTTCGTGTAGCGACGTTGATTTTAGCTTTGCTTTTAATGATAGTAAATTCTCCGATAGAATTCTACGTATTGAGATCGTGGAAAACCTAGTTGATGATGACCATTGTCTTGATTCCGATGGTGATGATTATTGGAACCGCCATTACAAGAGGCAAGGTGACGATATCCACCACCGTAATTACCATGGTCTTTTTCTCTTTCCCACTCACCAATTATACATTTTATTTGAAGGCTTATAATACTTTGATCTTGTTTTCGAGggttataatatttttgttacatctagtttcatattttcataTCTTGTTTGCAGTCGAAGATCTTTATGATGAACGAATTTTGAATACAAATCAAGCCGACATAGATAATTGTGTTCTTTACGAAAATCAAGAGAAAGAGACAACTTCTACAAACGAAGAACGTCTTTCAGGTATTTAAATATATAGCTAAAAATCTTAAATTCAAGTTAGTTAAATGCTTTtgttaaaagaaacaaaatatcaaataaaggccattgtttttcattttaatgTGTTAAGCAAGCTTCTAACTGAAAAATGGAATTAttattaagaaaatgcatgtatatataaaacaagaacattattattcttctttcaCTTGGAAGTAAATACATCCTTTGTTGTTAGTGTTTACACTTTATTTGAGTGGGGTTCCATCTATTGTCGATATAGGTGATGAATCTTCAAATAACAATGATTGGAGTAGTGATTGCTCCATAGATGTCAGAGttagaacattatatattagtTCTCCTATCTTGGCTGCTAAAAGTCCTTTCTTCTATAAGGTAGTGacatttattctttaatttattcGTTAGATCTGAATATTCTTCCCAATATGTTCACTAAATTATTAGTGTTATTGTTTCTTTTGTAGCTTTTCTCAAATGGGATGAAGGAGTCAGAACAGACACATGTTACACTAAGAATTAATGCCAGTGGTATAGACATATACATATACTAAcagcttctctttttcttcttttatttttttcatattaattatATGTTCTTGTCTCTGCAAAAAATGTTACAGAGGAAGCAGCAGTGGTGGACCTTCTAAACTTTATGTACACTAATACGTTAAGCGCTTCTTCAGCAACTGCATTGTTGGATGTGTTAATGGCTGCAGACAAATTTGAAGTTGCTTCATGCATGAGATACTGTAGTCAATTATTAAGGAACATGCCAATGACATCTGAGTCTGCGTTGCTTTACCTTGAGCTCCCTTTTACTCTCTTAATGGCCGATGCAGTTCAACCATTGACTCATGCAGCAAGGCAGTATCTTGCTTCAAGATATAAAGATATATTAACGTAATAATTAAGATTTCTTTTCTCGTCCAATTCGCCTTCTTAAAGCCGCGTGTCTCTGTCTAACAGTTTAAACTTTTGGGATGAACAGCTTCCAAGAAGAGGTCATGAGCTTGCCCCTAGTCGGAATAGAGGCAATTCTATCAAGTGATGATCTACAAATAGCATCAGAGGATGCCCTATACGACGTCGTTTTGAAGTGGGCTAGAAGCCAGTATCCAGATCCAGAAGAGAGGAAACACGTGCTTAGCACGCGCCTTGCACGCTTAATCCGTTTCCCTTACATGTCATGCAGAAAGCTAAAGAAGATCTTATGCTGCAACGAAATGGAGCGAGAAATTGCGACCAAGCTTGTATTCGAAGCACTGTTCTTCAAGGCAGAGGCTCCACATCGGCAACGGATTCTAGCGGAGGCAGCGTCAGCAAGCAAGGGAAGTAGTAGCATGTTCGTGGAGCGGGCATATAAATACCGTCCGTTGAGGGTGTTGGAATTCGAGGCTCCAAGGCAGCAATGCGTGGTTTACTTGGATCTGAAGCGAGAGGAGTGTGCGAATTTGTTCCCATCCGGTAGGGTTTATTCTCAGGCTTTCCATCTGGGTGGACAAGGGTTTTTCCTCTCCGCGCATTGCAACTTGGACcagcaaagttccttccattgCTTTGGATTGTTCCTTGGAATGCAAGAAAAAGGGTCAATAAGCTCCGTTGACTATGAATTTGCGGTGAGGTGTAGGCCTACGGATGAGTTTGTAAGCAAGTATAAAGGGAATTATACGTTCACTGGGGGAAAGGCAGTTGGCTATAGGAACTTGTTTGCCATTCCATggacttccttcatggctgacGATTGTCTATATTTCATTAATGATGTTCTCCATCTTAGAGCTGAGCTCACTATTAGGCAAAACCCTTCACTCCACTCTACTTGATTTCTCTATGTAAAATTGTAAATTACTCCTTATTCTACTGTTAATATCTATTTaacatataaaaagaaaaattaataatgtaCATATATATAAGATAATAATGTACATAAGAATTATTATTCTCAAACATCTAATATTTCTCTATTGTGTCccattatatttttttcccaATGTggcataataatatatatagtttctttctttattatattatgaattagattttttttcctttctatgacatctttttttaatgattttatacttttaatgttaacgttattatttttaggttaaattattttgttaattactatatttttactaaatttataattaaatttttacactttaaaaaattttaattgaatcattacactaattttaaatttataatcacatgttatcattttaaaaatatttagtttaacaaaatatgatGCTGTNNNNNNNNNNNNNNNNNNNNNNNNNNNNNNNNNNNNNNNNNNNNNNNNNNNNNNNNNNNNNNNNNNNNNNNNNNNNNNNNNNNNNNNNNNNNNNNNNNNNNNNNNNNNNNNNNNNNNNNNNNNNNNNNNNNNNNNNNNNNNNNNNNNNNNNNNNNNNNNNTAGTAATTtattaagtatataaaattattatatattatataattttattttttgtttgaaaaatatatttagtatttagcCTAGTGACTACTATAAATAAAAGTCTAATCTAAATATTAATgatatttaatatctaaaaagtaaataataatatcaaaagtctatgaattataactcaaattgCATAGTTTCCCGATACGCATCTAAGAGATCGCGTGTTCGAATCTCTCTatctttagtaaaataataataataataatattaaaaaattaaaaaaaatatttttgtcaatcactttttaattaaataaaaatttcaattcataaatatttgaatttcttttatcACTTAAATTAAAACCTTTCAAATCTGATAAATTAAAGTGGATCTCTTTACTCCTATAAAAGATTGAacttataaaattattgataagATTTCAGTGAAACATCATTACCGTGTTAATTTATTTCTTGCAACATTTGACACATGATTACAAGAGTTTAGTAAAAGATTCAATGATTATACGATGAAATTGCTtgttttaagtttaattttaaatctcaGAGATAATTATAAATTCTTTAATATCGACAAAATATGTGAATTAGTAGAACAGATTTATCTAGATGACTTGGTCAATGATCAAGAGAAATTTCACATTTGCAAGCTCAACATTATAAACACGATGTTCCTAATCACGTTGAATTAAGTAAGTTGTGCACAATTTTCAAATTATGTCAAATGTTAATGAATACAAAAAGTCTTTAACATATTATTTGATTGATCATTTAATTCGCTTGATATTAACTCTTTCTATTTCAACTACTTCAATTGAGAGATCTTTTTCAACtataaatattatgaaaaatagaTTTAGAACAAAATAAGATATGAACTTTTTGCTAATTATCTTTTgatttacattaaaaaaaaattctcaaagatttaatataaattttattatcaatacattttataatataaaaaatcaacatataccactttattaataaaaaatataaacataattttatattttaaaatatattctctattcatatatttttataatatatcttacattatataatttatttatataaattttattttaatattatatatattattcattctcataaaaatatttttgaatctgTGCCAATCTTTAATATGTATAATTGAGTTATATAATCTATTTCATTATCTCTTTTCTCTCCCTTTTACTACTTATCTTTCTTCTGTGAAATTACATTATTTACAttcatttgattttgtttttccttCTCCCATAACTCCTTTGATTActctatattttaatattaatattattatctttaATATGTGTAGTTAAATTATAAAACCTATTTTATTATATCCATCTTTTTACTCATTTGTATTACGTATCTTTCTTATATAAAGTTACATTCACAGTACGGATCGGTTTGGTTTAGAtttaatgtaaaattaaaaCCGAATcgattaaaatataattagttcGGTTTGGTTTAGATTTGTATATATACCCAAACCAAATCAAATCGATTAAAAATGGATTGGTTTGATTCGGATAATTGAGTACCTAATGactttaaaattcataaaaaaaaccaaagttttatcttaaaaattcaacaaatacaataaacatttaacatcaataaaaataattcaaacatattaaacacaaaatacattaaaaactaaactcaTTAAAATCCAAATATATTAATAGTGAATAATCTTTGTctaatgaaaatacaaaagtgcAATAGAAAATTCACTAATTAATTGATTAGGTTCAAATTCAGACGGATAATTGAATACCCACTACCCGTACTCACCCCTAACACttatttacatttttcttcttccatgACCCGTTGTCACTCAATCTTTTCCGTGCCCTATTTAAGTAAGTATATATGAATATTGTCATTTGTCATCtatattttactcttttttttatcttcaaatatttaaattgcaTTTTTACCTAAATGTGTGTAGTTGACTTAAAACTCATTTGAACTTCTGAAATTTTAACTCAACCTCAATTTCGatctcaaaatttcaatttactcAATTGAAATCTCTAAATATTGAATTACTTACATTTATCTCGAAATAATCTCCCTTAACAGAATGGCATATTAAGTTGACAAAGGCCCAGTTTGGtaaacaaattatttaaactctttttaaaaaataacttaaacaatagatgattatattaaaagtagcttataaataaattattttgttattgagTTTTTTGCtttaaaagtacttattttttaaagatgtgataaaaagtagtagtattatgagagaatttattttttttttaacttctctataagcccctaaatagcttcttagaaaaccgcaatttaattttaaaaattgcaccggacattaatactactacttttcataagtcaaaaattcaaaaagtttACTTTTGAAGCTTCCCAAAATATATTTCTACGGGATTTTAAATTGCTATATAAGATACATGATGTGGCCAAATTTCAGATAATCCAAATGAACCTCCAAAAAAGAGATTACAGTCTTATTTTCGACTTTGTTAAAAAGATGATGGATTCAGACAGCCAAATTTCAAGAACTTCTACAAGGTCGTATTCTCAGTAAAAAAACTGATGAACTTGATAAAATTACAACAACTcgctatacaaaaaaaataacatacgAGAATTATTTGTGCAGAGAACTAAccaagaaagaaatagaaactGATTTTTCTTATGTAAACATAAAAGGAAGAAAGTGTAAGACACAAGTTTATGTGAAAGACAAGAGTATTTTCTACTATATAAATAGAGACATTTATACTACAATGATGCAGCAGCTTTGCAACTAATACATAACTAACACATTAACAGAAATTTTAACTTTGATGGGTCATAATTTGACTTTCAAATTCCCAAATGTTGTGAAACTTGTTTTGAAGGAAGTGGATCCATTGAGTTTGCAACATTCGAAAAACGATTTTTAACGAAAGTGTTATGAGCTTTTGAAGTTTATTTGGGTTTAAAACAGAATTTTGcagaaaatcataaattttggTATGTGTGACCACACACACTATCGTACGCACGTACAGGCCAGAGCATGTGGTCAAACTCGAAAATACACATGAGGGTGTGTACGCACTCTCTGGAAGTTTTGCAagttgtgtgtacgcacacgcTAGACAAGTTGTCtggtgtgtgcgtacgcacagtatGATGCGTATACACGATACTGTTTTGTACTAAAACTCTATTTTTAACTGTTTGACTTTCCCAGCAAGTTTGTAAACTTTCGTAACCACTGTTTTGTTGAAAAATCacaatttttgaattattaactATTCCTCTAGCTTTCCAAACCCCTATAACGCCTGTTTAAGGAACGGTAGCTAGTGTTTAGGCTTTGAAACGAGCGAAAGTgtactagtaaaataaaagaggtagttttgttttgtatttagaGATGGTGACTTAGGATTATAGAGTACTGTGGGTAGATTAACTAGAGTGATTCTGTGGAGTGTACtgagtaaattaaaaaaaaaaacatgttgGAGTATAGTGGGGATAAGTTTGAAGaactatattttattataaatacaaTGTTGGGTGCGATTTCATTATAAATGTGACTATTTCATCTCGAGAACTCTTTTTCGAAAGTGCAACCCCAAAGAGATGGCGGAAGGTGAGAATCCCCTTCCTTGTTCCTCCTGCTATTGTAAAATTGCCTCGAGTGAGATGGTGGGAGGTTAGGATTCCCTTATTTGTTCCTCCTGGACATATGAGAACGTACCTCCTAGATACATGCAAGGGTGTGGTTCACACCACTTGCTCCAACTTAGTTAGTTAAGGCTCCCCGTGTAGATGCAAGAGTGTGGTTcgccccacttgctccaggttgagatgGTTTGAGCTTCCTGAGTAAATACAAGGGTATGatttgtcccacttgctccaagtTGAGATGATTTTAAGCTTCTTGGATAGATACAGTGGTCGCCCCATTTGCTCAAAGTTGGTATTTATGATTGATCTTAGTCTCTTTGGACAAACACAGTGACTCACCCCCACTAGTTTTAGATTGAGATTTGAAATTTCCTTTGACCCGGTTGTGCGATGGATGattgaatatttatatatatgcatatgCTTTGAGCTTCACGCCACTAGGACTGTCCAGGGTTTGCTACTGGACATGTCGGATTTTGCTAGATAACTGGCAGATGATACCATCGGCTATAGGGCaacatgcatcatgtgcatttgtatgatttgtTTGAGTATGCATactttggtttgcctaattgtttatatatgtatatatactacATGACTTAaatgttgtttttgtttctttaattGTGTATTCCTTTGTATGCTTTGTATGTGTTTGACCTTGAAAGACCCCTCAGATAGTGGAGGTGCGATGAGGGTTGTTCCACCTGGTGATTTGAAGGCTTGAAGGAGACAGAAGGTGAAGACTTAGATTAGAATTAAAATTCTCTTAGATAGATTACCGATATTTCTggattagaataatttttaagattaatctgagtgtcggagttctaggaaTGTCTCTTACTTTTtcgggaccttatatattatgtatgtggGCACCTTACGATGTTGAGAACCTCCGATTCTTATTCTATACATATTCTActgtttttcagatgtaggtcaAGAGGCACATCGCTGAGCATTCTGGAGACCTTCTAGAAGCGAAGAACTATACTCTTAATGCTTAGTATTTTGTTTCtagttgtatatatgtatatttagtCTCTGCCCTGTATAATTGTGTAAGTCCCTCCTAGAGATTGACAATGGAAAAACAAGTATTTATATTATAGTATGGGTTATACTTttggtgtgtgtgtgtgtttatactttggccagccttagcttcgcaaGTCGAGTCTGGAATTTGATATTTGTATCTTTTGGAAgtctaatatttatatatagtttatCCTTCTTTTCGGTCCTGTTTATCCGTTTTATGTTTACTTGGACAAGTGTGATGCGATATTCTATTACACTTTTGTTTAGTttcttcttcaaggctcctagtcaTAA
This portion of the Arachis duranensis cultivar V14167 chromosome 6, aradu.V14167.gnm2.J7QH, whole genome shotgun sequence genome encodes:
- the LOC107491782 gene encoding BTB/POZ domain-containing protein POB1-like, whose protein sequence is MVFNHSRSTSSCSDVDFSFAFNDSKFSDRILRIEIVENLVDDDHCLDSDGDDYWNRHYKRQGDDIHHRNYHVEDLYDERILNTNQADIDNCVLYENQEKETTSTNEERLSGDESSNNNDWSSDCSIDVRVRTLYISSPILAAKSPFFYKLFSNGMKESEQTHVTLRINASEEAAVVDLLNFMYTNTLSASSATALLDVLMAADKFEVASCMRYCSQLLRNMPMTSESALLYLELPFTLLMADAVQPLTHAARQYLASRYKDILTFQEEVMSLPLVGIEAILSSDDLQIASEDALYDVVLKWARSQYPDPEERKHVLSTRLARLIRFPYMSCRKLKKILCCNEMEREIATKLVFEALFFKAEAPHRQRILAEAASASKGSSSMFVERAYKYRPLRVLEFEAPRQQCVVYLDLKREECANLFPSGRVYSQAFHLGGQGFFLSAHCNLDQQSSFHCFGLFLGMQEKGSISSVDYEFAVRCRPTDEFVSKYKGNYTFTGGKAVGYRNLFAIPWTSFMADDCLYFINDVLHLRAELTIRQNPSLHST